The following are from one region of the Oryzias latipes chromosome 12, ASM223467v1 genome:
- the LOC101157927 gene encoding nucleolin 2 isoform X2: MKVAVIFVLLFATVICRPARKTSSSDSSEEVVRRPALRKQALVASKSRVIPAQRVVAAPVDKSLETSEEEAVLPQAAVEVKAGMVDMVAPTETPTVDSDEDDDDDDETEEDETEEDEDETTDESDSESGESSTLSPVTVTPVIVTEEPIIETTVDAILPTIITDPDSGRGDNIGGYPSDYKSTVYVEEKSYHKVPSPYKSYGYVDSGKKTPYGEIHGNEVEKSPKVYKAFQIHTDFLEEDTSTPEVETQGLDMSSSVSQDQDMSHRQTTLPEEEEAAGTSDTTASESQSSSTPQEEEEEESASSDIASASQEAEEEESESSEEATATPGAADSDSNEEDSDESDSDEKGVGPDVTTDMPLVITAK; this comes from the exons ATGAAAGtggctgttatttttgttttgctcttcgCCACAGTCATCTGTCGGCCG gcaagAAAAACCAGCAGTTCAGACAGTTCTGAGGAAGTT GTGAGAAGACCAGCTCTGAGAAAACAGGCACTAGTAGCTTCAAAGAGTCGAGTAATACCTGCACAG AGGGTGGTTGCAGCACCTGTGGACAAAAGCCTGGAGACTTCAGAGGAG GAGGCGGTCCTTCCTCAGGCTGCTGTGGAAGTCAAAGCTGGCATGGTAGACATGGTTGCTCCAACAGAGACTCCAACTGTGGACAGCGATGAAGATGACGACGATGATGATGAAACAGAAGAGGAT gaaacagaagaagacgAAGACGAAACCACAGACGAATCAGACTCAGAGTCAGGAGAGTCTTCTACCCTCTCTCCTGTCACTGTCACCCCCGTGATTGTGACAGAGGAGCCTATTATTGAAACCACTGTCGACGCCATCTTGCCCACTATCATTACTGACCCGGATTCCGGCCGCGGGGACAACATTGGAGGCTACCCCAGTGACTACAAGTCTACTGTTTATGTGGAAGAGAAGTCCTATCACAAAGTTCCCTCTCCCTATAAATCCTATGGTTATGTGGACTCAGGAAAAAAGACACCTTATGGGGAGATTCATGGCAACGAGGTGGAAAAATCCCCAAAAGTCTACAAG GCTTTCCAGATCCACACTGACTTTCTGGAGGAGGACACCAGCACCCCTGAAGTGGAGACCCAGGGCTTGGACATGTCCTCCAGCGTATCTCAAGACCAGGACATGAGCCACCGCCAGACCACCCttccagaggaggaggaggctgccGGCACCAGTGACACCACAGCCAGTGAGAGCCAAAGCAGCAGCACAccacaggaggaagaggaggaggagagcgcCAGTAGCGACATTGCCAGTGCCAGCCAGGAGGCCGAAGAAGAGGAAAGTGAAAGCAGCGAGGAGGCCACCGCCACACCTGGAGCCGCCGACAGCGATTCAAATGAAGAGGACAGTGATGAGAGTGACTCCGATGAGAAGGGGGTGGGACCTGATGTCACCACTGACATGCCTTTGGTTATCACTGCTAAATAA
- the LOC101157927 gene encoding nucleolin 2 isoform X1 encodes MKVAVIFVLLFATVICRPARKTSSSDSSEEVVRRPALRKQALVASKSRVIPAQRVVAAPVDKSLETSEEEAVLPQAAVEVKAGMVDMVAPTETPTVDSDEDDDDDDETEEDETEEDEDETTDESDSESGESSTLSPVTVTPVIVTEEPIIETTVDAILPTIITDPDSGRGDNIGGYPSDYKSTVYVEEKSYHKVPSPYKSYGYVDSGKKTPYGEIHGNEVEKSPKVYKQAFQIHTDFLEEDTSTPEVETQGLDMSSSVSQDQDMSHRQTTLPEEEEAAGTSDTTASESQSSSTPQEEEEEESASSDIASASQEAEEEESESSEEATATPGAADSDSNEEDSDESDSDEKGVGPDVTTDMPLVITAK; translated from the exons ATGAAAGtggctgttatttttgttttgctcttcgCCACAGTCATCTGTCGGCCG gcaagAAAAACCAGCAGTTCAGACAGTTCTGAGGAAGTT GTGAGAAGACCAGCTCTGAGAAAACAGGCACTAGTAGCTTCAAAGAGTCGAGTAATACCTGCACAG AGGGTGGTTGCAGCACCTGTGGACAAAAGCCTGGAGACTTCAGAGGAG GAGGCGGTCCTTCCTCAGGCTGCTGTGGAAGTCAAAGCTGGCATGGTAGACATGGTTGCTCCAACAGAGACTCCAACTGTGGACAGCGATGAAGATGACGACGATGATGATGAAACAGAAGAGGAT gaaacagaagaagacgAAGACGAAACCACAGACGAATCAGACTCAGAGTCAGGAGAGTCTTCTACCCTCTCTCCTGTCACTGTCACCCCCGTGATTGTGACAGAGGAGCCTATTATTGAAACCACTGTCGACGCCATCTTGCCCACTATCATTACTGACCCGGATTCCGGCCGCGGGGACAACATTGGAGGCTACCCCAGTGACTACAAGTCTACTGTTTATGTGGAAGAGAAGTCCTATCACAAAGTTCCCTCTCCCTATAAATCCTATGGTTATGTGGACTCAGGAAAAAAGACACCTTATGGGGAGATTCATGGCAACGAGGTGGAAAAATCCCCAAAAGTCTACAAG CAGGCTTTCCAGATCCACACTGACTTTCTGGAGGAGGACACCAGCACCCCTGAAGTGGAGACCCAGGGCTTGGACATGTCCTCCAGCGTATCTCAAGACCAGGACATGAGCCACCGCCAGACCACCCttccagaggaggaggaggctgccGGCACCAGTGACACCACAGCCAGTGAGAGCCAAAGCAGCAGCACAccacaggaggaagaggaggaggagagcgcCAGTAGCGACATTGCCAGTGCCAGCCAGGAGGCCGAAGAAGAGGAAAGTGAAAGCAGCGAGGAGGCCACCGCCACACCTGGAGCCGCCGACAGCGATTCAAATGAAGAGGACAGTGATGAGAGTGACTCCGATGAGAAGGGGGTGGGACCTGATGTCACCACTGACATGCCTTTGGTTATCACTGCTAAATAA